From the genome of Arthrobacter alpinus, one region includes:
- a CDS encoding dihydrodipicolinate synthase family protein yields MTTVASRFQGVIPPVCTPRTADGAIDVPSLENLTRHLLDGGVSGLFVNGSSGEVTHLTNTERDTVLTTIAGVNAGQVPLLVGAVEQTTNRVVEEARRMVSLGADGIVATSQYYAISNAEETGRHIRTVAASVDVPLFVYDVPVRTHFKMPTDLLVELGREGVIAGVKDSSGDDVSFRQLLIAAKDIPNFDIFTGHEVVVDGALLGGAQGVVPGLGNVDPKAYRRLYDLAVAGDWAGAAAEQDRIADVFNIVYTPKAGRVSGNAAGLGAFKTALMLMGVIKTNVMSAPMLALDEDETAAIKVILERTGLI; encoded by the coding sequence GTGACTACCGTCGCTTCCCGTTTCCAGGGCGTCATCCCGCCCGTCTGCACCCCCCGCACCGCCGATGGCGCCATTGACGTTCCCTCCCTCGAGAACCTCACCCGCCACCTGCTCGACGGCGGCGTATCCGGCTTGTTCGTCAACGGCTCCTCCGGCGAGGTCACCCACCTGACCAACACCGAGCGCGACACCGTTTTGACAACCATTGCCGGCGTCAATGCCGGACAGGTCCCCCTGCTGGTGGGTGCCGTTGAGCAGACCACCAACCGTGTTGTCGAGGAAGCCCGCCGCATGGTTTCCCTGGGCGCCGACGGCATCGTAGCCACCAGCCAGTACTACGCCATCAGCAACGCCGAGGAGACCGGCCGCCACATCCGCACTGTGGCAGCATCCGTGGACGTTCCCCTGTTCGTCTACGACGTCCCGGTGCGCACCCACTTCAAGATGCCCACCGACCTGCTCGTTGAGCTGGGCCGTGAAGGCGTCATCGCCGGTGTGAAGGACTCCTCGGGCGACGACGTCTCCTTCCGCCAGCTGCTCATCGCCGCCAAGGACATCCCGAACTTTGACATCTTCACCGGCCACGAAGTGGTTGTTGACGGTGCGCTGCTCGGTGGCGCGCAGGGTGTTGTGCCGGGCCTGGGCAACGTCGACCCGAAGGCGTACCGCCGCCTGTACGACCTGGCCGTGGCCGGCGACTGGGCCGGTGCCGCTGCCGAGCAGGACCGCATTGCCGACGTCTTCAACATCGTCTACACCCCGAAGGCCGGCCGCGTGTCCGGCAACGCCGCAGGCCTTGGCGCGTTCAAGACCGCGCTGATGCTCATGGGCGTCATCAAGACCAACGTCATGAGCGCCCCGATGCTCGCGTTGGATGAGGACGAGACCGCAGCCATCAAGGTTATCCTTGAGCGCACGGGCCTGATCTAA
- a CDS encoding ABC transporter permease, whose amino-acid sequence MILGVTLLVFVVLQFAPGDRAVSALGEGASPEALEQYRQANGYNEPLFIQYFTYLGKLIRGDFGNTLPPAKPITEVIASAFPVTLQLTFLGVLIAIVISLVFGVLAALYRDTWVDQVIRVFSIAAIATPSFWLGILLIQWFALGENSWFPSGGLADPSEGFGGWLSSMTLPALALAVPVSASLIRVVRTSMVEELDRDYVRTAIGNGVPYFTVVSRNVLRNALVTPVTVLGLRIGYLLGGAVVIEMIFSLPGMGQQILNGITNSDTNLVQGVVLIIAVTFVLVNILVDLLYLLINPRIRTV is encoded by the coding sequence ATGATCCTGGGTGTCACCCTGCTCGTCTTCGTTGTGTTGCAGTTCGCCCCAGGCGACCGTGCCGTGTCAGCACTGGGCGAAGGAGCCTCGCCCGAGGCCCTCGAACAGTACCGCCAGGCCAACGGATACAACGAACCCCTCTTCATTCAATATTTCACTTATTTAGGCAAGCTCATCAGGGGTGACTTTGGTAACACCTTGCCTCCGGCAAAACCCATCACCGAGGTTATTGCCAGCGCATTTCCGGTAACCTTGCAGCTGACGTTCTTGGGCGTCTTGATTGCCATTGTTATTTCCCTTGTCTTCGGCGTTCTTGCCGCGCTCTACCGCGACACCTGGGTTGACCAGGTCATTCGCGTGTTCTCCATCGCCGCCATCGCCACGCCGTCCTTCTGGTTGGGCATCTTGCTTATCCAGTGGTTTGCCCTGGGCGAGAATTCCTGGTTCCCCTCCGGCGGCCTGGCAGATCCTTCTGAAGGCTTTGGCGGTTGGCTCAGCTCCATGACGCTGCCGGCCCTGGCCCTGGCCGTTCCGGTCTCAGCCTCACTGATCCGGGTTGTCCGCACGTCCATGGTGGAAGAACTAGACCGCGACTACGTGCGCACGGCCATCGGCAACGGTGTCCCTTACTTCACAGTGGTGTCCCGCAACGTGCTGCGCAACGCACTTGTCACCCCGGTAACCGTGCTGGGTCTTCGCATCGGCTACCTACTGGGCGGCGCCGTCGTGATTGAAATGATCTTCTCCCTGCCGGGCATGGGTCAGCAGATCCTCAACGGCATCACCAACTCGGACACGAACCTGGTCCAGGGCGTGGTTCTGATCATCGCCGTGACGTTCGTCCTCGTGAACATCCTCGTGGACCTTCTTTACCTGCTCATCAACCCCCGAATCAGGACGGTCTAA
- a CDS encoding dipeptide/oligopeptide/nickel ABC transporter permease/ATP-binding protein, whose amino-acid sequence MRSKLAERLSAPGLRFKALNLGSKLALIFLLFIVIVAILAPWIAPHDPLETGDPAQAPNAVNWFGTDRIGRDVLSRLMYGAQASLMIGLGSVALAIIVGATLGSLAATSSKAVNEVIMRLMDILMAFPGIALAAVLLTAFGNSVPTIIIAIGIIYTPQIARVVRANVLAQYGEDYVRAERVIGAGRAYIMLKHIVRNTAAPVLVFATVMVADAIILEASLSFLGAGIQDPNPSWGNVISYGRNLVLSGGWWATTFAGLVILLTVLSLNILAEGLTDAMVNPRFKKAAPVKDDDGSAAAALELAKADAAARAAIEDPFAALNKELLLLQAVERSRSDRLPRVGPEARVILEVNNLSIRFPGRFGETAIVDKVSFTVREGETMGLVGESGCGKSITSLAIMGLLPKTAEVTGSIKFDGKELLDPAIKHSSVKAYEGLRGEQISMVYQDALSSLNPSMLIKDQMLQLTKRNGRKTPRELLELVKLDPDRTLKSYPHELSGGQRQRVLIAMALSRSPKIVVADEPTTALDVTVQKQVVDLLNELREQLGFAMVFVSHDLALVASLAHKITVMYAGQVVESAQASELLSYPTHEYTRGLLGAVLSIESDAVRLHQIPGTVPSPREFATGDRFAGRSQRPDADAGQKLAFVPLTRDGVTGDHFWASHKAEDALAVSGADKENA is encoded by the coding sequence ATGCGAAGCAAACTTGCCGAACGGCTCAGCGCTCCGGGCCTACGCTTCAAAGCCCTGAACCTGGGCTCCAAACTGGCCCTGATCTTCCTGCTCTTCATTGTCATCGTGGCCATCCTGGCCCCCTGGATTGCACCGCACGACCCCCTGGAGACGGGCGATCCGGCCCAGGCCCCGAACGCCGTCAACTGGTTCGGCACCGACAGGATCGGCCGGGACGTTCTCTCCCGCCTGATGTACGGCGCCCAGGCATCCTTGATGATCGGCCTTGGCTCGGTGGCCCTGGCCATCATTGTCGGTGCCACCTTGGGCTCCCTGGCCGCCACATCCTCCAAGGCCGTCAATGAGGTCATCATGCGCCTCATGGACATCCTCATGGCGTTCCCGGGCATTGCCCTTGCCGCGGTGCTGCTGACAGCCTTCGGTAACTCGGTACCCACCATCATCATTGCCATCGGCATCATCTACACCCCGCAGATTGCCCGCGTGGTACGTGCCAACGTTTTGGCCCAGTATGGCGAGGATTACGTCCGCGCCGAGCGGGTCATCGGCGCAGGCCGCGCCTACATCATGCTCAAGCACATTGTGCGCAACACTGCTGCCCCCGTTCTGGTGTTTGCCACCGTTATGGTTGCCGACGCCATCATTTTGGAGGCCTCCTTGTCCTTCCTGGGCGCCGGCATCCAGGACCCCAATCCCAGCTGGGGAAACGTCATCTCCTACGGCCGCAACCTGGTGCTCTCCGGCGGCTGGTGGGCCACAACCTTCGCCGGCCTGGTCATCTTGCTGACGGTGCTTTCCTTGAACATCCTGGCCGAAGGCCTCACCGATGCCATGGTCAACCCTCGCTTCAAGAAGGCTGCCCCGGTGAAGGACGACGACGGTTCAGCCGCCGCCGCTCTTGAGCTCGCCAAGGCTGATGCAGCCGCCCGCGCAGCCATCGAGGACCCGTTCGCGGCCCTGAACAAGGAACTGCTCCTGCTGCAGGCTGTTGAACGCTCCCGTTCCGACCGCCTCCCCCGTGTGGGCCCCGAGGCCCGGGTGATCCTGGAGGTCAACAACCTCTCCATCCGCTTCCCGGGCCGCTTTGGCGAAACCGCCATCGTGGACAAGGTCTCCTTCACCGTACGTGAAGGCGAAACCATGGGTTTGGTGGGCGAATCCGGTTGTGGCAAGTCCATCACTTCCCTTGCCATCATGGGCTTGCTGCCCAAGACGGCCGAGGTCACCGGCTCCATCAAGTTCGATGGCAAGGAACTGCTGGATCCGGCCATCAAGCACAGCTCGGTCAAGGCCTACGAGGGCCTGCGCGGCGAGCAGATCTCCATGGTCTACCAGGATGCGTTGAGCTCCTTGAACCCGTCCATGCTGATCAAGGATCAGATGTTGCAACTCACCAAGCGCAACGGCCGCAAGACCCCGCGTGAACTATTGGAACTGGTGAAGCTGGATCCGGATCGGACGCTCAAGAGCTACCCGCACGAACTCTCCGGCGGCCAGCGCCAGCGCGTGCTGATCGCCATGGCACTGTCCCGTTCACCGAAGATCGTAGTGGCCGATGAGCCGACCACCGCCTTGGACGTCACGGTACAAAAGCAGGTCGTCGACCTGTTGAACGAGCTGCGTGAGCAGCTTGGCTTCGCCATGGTCTTCGTCAGCCACGACCTTGCCTTGGTGGCCTCCCTGGCCCACAAGATCACTGTCATGTACGCCGGCCAGGTGGTGGAGTCGGCACAGGCTTCGGAGCTGCTCAGCTACCCCACCCACGAATACACCCGTGGCCTGCTAGGTGCTGTTCTCTCCATCGAGTCCGACGCCGTACGCCTGCACCAGATCCCCGGCACGGTTCCCTCACCTCGCGAGTTTGCCACCGGCGACAGATTTGCCGGCCGTTCACAGCGCCCGGATGCCGACGCCGGGCAAAAGCTGGCGTTTGTTCCGCTCACCCGTGACGGCGTGACAGGCGACCATTTCTGGGCCAGCCACAAGGCCGAAGATGCGCTGGCAGTTTCCGGCGCAGATAAGGAAAACGCATAA
- a CDS encoding ATP-binding cassette domain-containing protein, which yields MSKHTAPVSSTTPVIELKDLHVHHRTRSGGLFKPNYVKAVNGVNFSISRGETVGIVGESGCGKSTLASVLVGLQTPTSGQVLFRGEPAIKRNAAMRKEFGRSVSVVFQDPSTALNPRMTIQDILVDPLTIHGIGNAASRLAKVADLLALVGLPQSAAEVTPSQVSGGQRQRVAIARALALDPDIIVADEPTSALDVSVRAQVLNLLSDLKKELNLGMVFISHDIQTVRYVSDRICVMYYGEIVEQGAAEQIFDHPTNDYTKKLLGAAPSLLHI from the coding sequence ATGAGCAAGCACACAGCGCCCGTCTCTTCAACTACCCCCGTCATCGAGCTCAAGGACCTGCACGTCCACCACCGGACCCGCTCCGGTGGCCTATTCAAGCCGAACTATGTCAAGGCCGTCAACGGCGTGAACTTCTCGATCAGCCGCGGCGAGACCGTGGGCATCGTGGGCGAGTCCGGGTGTGGCAAGTCCACACTGGCCTCTGTGCTGGTTGGCCTGCAGACTCCCACGTCCGGGCAGGTGTTGTTCCGCGGCGAGCCCGCCATCAAGCGCAACGCCGCCATGCGCAAGGAATTTGGCCGTTCCGTCTCTGTGGTCTTCCAGGACCCTTCGACGGCGTTGAACCCGCGCATGACCATCCAGGACATCTTGGTTGATCCGCTGACCATCCACGGCATCGGCAACGCAGCATCGCGTCTGGCCAAGGTCGCCGATCTGTTGGCGCTGGTCGGCTTGCCGCAGTCGGCAGCCGAGGTTACGCCGTCGCAAGTTTCCGGCGGGCAGCGCCAGCGTGTGGCGATCGCCCGCGCCCTAGCACTGGACCCGGACATCATCGTGGCGGACGAGCCCACCTCGGCACTGGACGTCTCCGTCCGCGCCCAGGTGCTGAACCTGCTCTCGGACCTTAAAAAGGAACTGAACCTGGGCATGGTGTTCATCAGCCACGACATCCAGACGGTGCGTTACGTCTCGGACCGCATCTGCGTCATGTACTACGGCGAGATTGTTGAACAGGGCGCCGCCGAGCAGATCTTTGACCACCCCACCAACGACTACACCAAGAAGCTGCTCGGCGCTGCGCCGTCCCTGCTGCACATCTAA